A segment of the candidate division WOR-3 bacterium genome:
GATTGCCGATTCTTGTAGCATACCACAGATTATCACCCATATTGCTCGCCATCTTGAAATAACTAATATGTGGTTGATTTTGTTCATCTAAATCAATAGCACAGCCCGATTCTGTATAAATATAGCTGTCGACCAATGTTTTTTGCCAAATTAGGCTATCCATACGGAATGCATAGATCAAACCAGAGGGTTGATAAACAATATGAGGAACACCCGAAGAAGTAATTGCAATTGAATTCCATGATGACCAGCAGGTATCAATAGTGTCTTTTAACCAACCAGAATTATTTTTTTGAGCGATGATAATAGCCCTTGGTTGATAAATTGTATAAACAACTGTAACACGATTATCTAAATCAATCGCCATATCTAAAGAATAAGGATGCAGTACGCTTTGATTAAATTCGAAAGTGTCAGCAACCCACATTCCTCCTTCTTTTGAGAATAGCAAAAGATAATTAGTCTGTGCCGTTCTTCTCCTTGGGACAAGAATATAAGGATTTTCCAGCGAATCCAACACTATGACAGGGCACAAAAAATCAGGTGGAGAGGTGGTGGCGGTAACTATTTCTACGGTCCAGGCAGAAAGCAGAAATAGCAACATATACGCCTCCTTTTATTCGTTGGCTTCCTACTTTTGCTCAGGAAGCCCCACGCTCTCTTATTATCTTACAATCAAGATTTTTTCCCGCTTGCTTTCTCTTTCGCCTTCAAGGATTACGAAATAGACACCGGAACCGAGGTCGGATGAATCTAATCTATAAGAATAGACACCAGTATCAACAGTGCCTTCGGTAATCGTTTTAACCTTCCTGCCGACAATATCATAAAGATTCAGGCTAATTCGCTGCCTTTCAGGAATCGCACATTGAATTTGAGCATTGTCCCTCACCGCATTTGGCCAGACCATCAAGTTCAACCTTTCACCTTTTACCTTTAATCTTTCATCTTCTTCAATCCCCGGTTCAATAGTGCCATAAATATAATGAATTTCATTATAAAAGGTATTCCAATCAACAGCCCGAGCTACTGTATGGATTGTGCCATGGGGGCCGACTCGTAACCCACCAGCATAATAGTCGTTCAAAGGTGGCGGTAATGGAGGAAAAGGAATTTCATGCCAACCCAGGCTATCTTTATAAGCAATACAAGAGCCAGTCGGAGTATCGCAAGAGAGACGGGGATTTCCCAATGAATCAAAATCCAACGCCTTTTCTGAGTTAATAATAGATAGTGGGTGAACTACGTCAGTAATCCAGGATGTGCCGTTGTAGTATTTGTATAGCAATTCGTAGGGATCCGTATGTTGATAAACGACGCTTGGAAAATCCGAGACCGGATTGATTTTTATTGACGCTGCAGAATATGGAGGATAGTACATAGAATCAATTATTGTATAATACCAATTGCTCTCAATCTTCTGGGTATACATCAACTTGACGCCGGACGGATTTATTAAAAAATAACTCATATGAATGTGATTTTG
Coding sequences within it:
- a CDS encoding T9SS type A sorting domain-containing protein is translated as MILLFLLTTLTREIIAADSHHIDASIALDSTGNSYILVFKGFQSLHTGYLHLYYKNNGNWLVDTIESNNVVYEGDLVISRDGCVWCSYTLHCDTISYFIVAHRDSIGWIKDTVGIRTSNQAASFWGSMITTDSSGVPHITYIAWATFDPEKQVVYHTFLKDSIWQKEIVDSCYNASPIGSTMDIDTQNHIHMSYFLINPSGVKLMYTQKIESNWYYTIIDSMYYPPYSAASIKINPVSDFPSVVYQHTDPYELLYKYYNGTSWITDVVHPLSIINSEKALDFDSLGNPRLSCDTPTGSCIAYKDSLGWHEIPFPPLPPPLNDYYAGGLRVGPHGTIHTVARAVDWNTFYNEIHYIYGTIEPGIEEDERLKVKGERLNLMVWPNAVRDNAQIQCAIPERQRISLNLYDIVGRKVKTITEGTVDTGVYSYRLDSSDLGSGVYFVILEGERESKREKILIVR